The proteins below are encoded in one region of Streptomyces sp. NBC_00490:
- a CDS encoding GNAT family N-acetyltransferase has protein sequence MDRLVRAWVDGWVLSRGAAPPVVEAWGCTIDVGSDGHVARHVFGAVGDGVEETAVRKVAGAVTGAGVWLKVFRDPSVVGGWLGEGWWIDPEPGYLMALPLTTAPDRPTVPDGYRLRTWSRGGVTRTMLAAPDGSWAARGQLAPTGATAVVDQIETSPLHRRKGLGTVVMHTLQRAASEQGVELCVLAGTPAGRGLYESLGWTVTAPLTSAKFTG, from the coding sequence ATGGACCGGCTCGTACGGGCATGGGTGGACGGTTGGGTGCTCTCGCGCGGGGCGGCCCCGCCGGTGGTCGAGGCGTGGGGGTGCACGATCGACGTGGGCTCGGACGGACATGTCGCCCGGCATGTGTTCGGCGCGGTCGGCGACGGCGTCGAGGAGACGGCCGTGCGGAAGGTGGCCGGGGCGGTCACCGGCGCCGGTGTGTGGCTCAAGGTGTTCCGGGATCCGAGCGTGGTCGGCGGCTGGCTCGGCGAGGGCTGGTGGATCGACCCCGAGCCCGGCTACCTGATGGCCCTCCCCCTGACCACCGCACCCGACCGGCCGACGGTCCCCGACGGCTACCGTCTGCGCACCTGGTCCCGCGGCGGCGTCACCCGCACCATGCTCGCCGCCCCCGACGGCTCCTGGGCGGCCCGCGGCCAGCTCGCCCCGACCGGCGCGACGGCGGTCGTCGACCAGATCGAGACCTCGCCGCTGCACCGCCGCAAGGGCCTCGGCACGGTCGTCATGCACACCCTCCAGCGGGCCGCCTCGGAACAGGGCGTGGAGCTCTGCGTCCTGGCGGGGACGCCCGCGGGCCGGGGGCTGTACGAGTCGCTGGGCTGGACGGTGACCGCGCCACTGACCAGCGCGAAGTTCACCGGCTGA
- a CDS encoding DUF6104 family protein, with translation MYFTDRGIEELEKRRGQEEVTFEWLAEQLRTFVDLNPDFEVPVERLATWLARLDDDEDDE, from the coding sequence TTGTACTTCACCGACCGTGGCATCGAAGAACTGGAGAAGCGGCGCGGCCAGGAGGAGGTCACCTTCGAGTGGCTCGCCGAGCAGCTGCGGACGTTCGTCGATCTCAACCCGGACTTCGAGGTGCCGGTGGAGCGCCTGGCCACGTGGCTGGCCCGACTGGACGACGACGAGGACGACGAGTAG
- a CDS encoding MFS transporter, giving the protein MAVSHDAPLDATTSPASVETPQQAAPAKLIAALALAQFGAYLAVLTPVMVTLALRVSQIVPEADRGAALGQVLSVGALLAMLGNPVFGALSDRTTSRFGRRRPWLVGGMLAGLGGLAVVAVGTDVPTLLLGWTLAQLGINATLAALTSCIPDLIPQRQMGRVCGMVGMTTPFAIIAGSAMAQAFSGSMALAFLVPGVIGLVTVGSLAAVMKDRPARAGAFQPYSLREFLRSFWVDPRKHPDFAWNFAGRFLVFTGASCVTSYQVYFLMDRLGYSDEQVTGKLFTGTVAMVVAIVLGSLLGGQLSDRSGRRKPYVLGSSLIMAVSLAMIATAQSFGMYVAAVVVFGFGEGLYLSVDMALAAAVLPNPEESAKDMGVLNIGNALPQSLVPIVAPAFLAIGTGGGNYSALFLFGAIAAVLGALAVQCIRSVK; this is encoded by the coding sequence ATGGCCGTGAGCCACGACGCCCCGCTCGACGCGACGACCTCCCCAGCGTCCGTCGAGACCCCGCAGCAGGCCGCCCCCGCCAAGCTGATCGCCGCTCTCGCCCTCGCCCAGTTCGGCGCCTACCTCGCCGTCCTCACCCCGGTCATGGTGACCCTCGCCCTCCGGGTCAGCCAGATCGTCCCGGAGGCGGACCGCGGCGCGGCCCTCGGCCAGGTGCTCTCCGTCGGCGCGCTGCTCGCGATGCTCGGCAACCCGGTCTTCGGAGCCCTCTCCGACCGCACCACCAGCCGCTTCGGCCGCCGTCGCCCATGGCTTGTCGGCGGCATGCTGGCCGGCCTCGGCGGACTCGCGGTGGTCGCCGTCGGCACCGACGTGCCGACCCTGCTGCTCGGCTGGACCCTCGCCCAGCTCGGCATCAACGCCACCCTCGCCGCGCTGACCTCCTGCATCCCCGACCTGATCCCGCAGCGCCAGATGGGCCGCGTCTGCGGCATGGTCGGCATGACCACCCCGTTCGCGATCATCGCCGGCTCCGCCATGGCCCAGGCGTTCAGCGGCTCGATGGCCCTCGCCTTCCTGGTGCCCGGCGTGATCGGCCTGGTCACGGTCGGTTCGCTCGCCGCCGTGATGAAGGACCGCCCGGCCCGCGCAGGCGCCTTCCAGCCGTACAGCTTGCGGGAGTTCCTGCGCAGCTTCTGGGTCGACCCGCGCAAGCACCCCGACTTCGCGTGGAACTTCGCCGGCCGCTTCCTGGTCTTCACCGGCGCCTCCTGCGTCACCAGCTACCAGGTGTACTTCCTCATGGACCGCCTCGGTTACTCCGACGAACAGGTCACCGGAAAGCTCTTCACCGGCACCGTCGCCATGGTCGTCGCGATCGTCCTCGGCTCCCTGCTCGGCGGCCAGCTCTCCGACCGCTCGGGCCGCCGCAAGCCGTATGTGCTGGGCTCCTCGCTGATCATGGCGGTCAGCCTCGCCATGATCGCCACAGCCCAGTCCTTCGGGATGTATGTCGCCGCCGTGGTCGTCTTCGGCTTCGGCGAGGGGCTCTACCTCTCCGTCGACATGGCGCTCGCCGCGGCCGTGCTCCCCAACCCGGAGGAGTCCGCCAAGGACATGGGCGTCCTGAACATCGGCAACGCCCTCCCCCAGTCCCTCGTCCCCATCGTCGCCCCCGCGTTCCTCGCGATCGGCACAGGCGGCGGCAACTACAGCGCGCTGTTCCTGTTCGGCGCGATCGCCGCCGTACTGGGCGCGCTGGCCGTCCAGTGCATCCGTAGCGTCAAGTAA
- a CDS encoding multifunctional oxoglutarate decarboxylase/oxoglutarate dehydrogenase thiamine pyrophosphate-binding subunit/dihydrolipoyllysine-residue succinyltransferase subunit produces the protein MSSQSPSNSSISTDTDQAGKNPAAAFGPNEWLVDEIYQQYLQDPNSVDRAWWDFFADYKPGAAAAPTAAAPAPAAAPAQAAPAAPAAPPAPAVPAPAPAAPAAAQPAAAAPAPVKAAAPAPAAAQPAAAKPKAEPAAASAGGPELVTLRGPAAAVAKNMNASIEVPTATSVRAVPVKLLFDNRIVINNHLKRARGGKISFTHLIGYAMVQAIKAMPSMNYSFTEKDGKPTLVKPEHINFGLAIDLVKPNGDRQLVVAGIKKAETLNFFEFWQAYEDIVRRARDGKLTMDDFSGVTVSLTNPGGLGTVHSVPRLMPGQSVIMGVGSMDYPAEFQGTSQDTLNKLGISKVMTLTSTYDHRVIQGAASGEFLRIVANLLLGEGGFYDDIFEALRIPYEPVRWLKDIDASHDDDVTKAARVFELIHSYRVRGHVMADTDPLEYRQRKHPDLDITEHGLTLWDLEREFAVGGFAGKSLMKLRDILGVLRDSYCRTTGVEFMHIQDPKQRKWIQDRIERAHSKPEREEQLRILRRLNAAEAFETFLQTKYVGQKRFSLEGGESVIPLLDAVIDSAAESRLDEVVIGMAHRGRLNVLANIVGKSYAQIFREFEGNLDPKSMHGSGDVKYHLGAQGTFTGLDGEQITVSLAANPSHLETVDPVIEGIARAKQDIINKGGTDFTVLPVALHGDAAFAGQGVVAETLNMSQLRGYRTGGTVHIVINNQVGFTAAPESSRSSMYATDVARMIEAPIFHVNGDDPEAVVRVARLAFEFRQAFNKDVVIDLICYRRRGHNESDNPAFTQPLMYDLIDKKRSVRKLYTESLIGRGDITLEEAEQALQDYQGQLEKVFTEVREAITAQPAAGPISDPQADFPVAVNTAITSETVKRIAESQVNIPDSFHVHPRLLPQLQRRATMVEDGTIDWGMGETLAVGSLLLEGTPVRLSGQDSQRGTFGQRHAVLIDRETGEEHTPLQYLAEDQARYNVYNSLLSEYAVMGFEYGYSLARPDALVMWEAQFGDFVNGAQTVVDEYISAAEQKWGQTSGVTLLLPHGYEGQGPDHSSARVERFLQLCAQNNMTVAMPTLPSNYFHLLRWQVHNPHHKPLVVFTPKSMLRLKAAASKTEEFTSGQFRPVIGDSTVPDPAAVRKVVFVTGKLYYDLDAERTKRGNTDTAIIRIERLYPLPGAEVQAEIAKYPNAEKYLWAQEEPANQGAWPFIALNLIDHLDLAVGADVPHGERLRRISRPHGSSPAVGSAKRHQAEQEQLVREVFEA, from the coding sequence GTGTCGTCACAGTCCCCCAGTAACTCGAGCATCTCGACCGACACCGACCAAGCGGGGAAGAACCCTGCTGCTGCGTTCGGTCCCAATGAGTGGCTCGTCGACGAGATCTATCAGCAGTACCTCCAGGATCCGAACTCGGTCGACCGAGCCTGGTGGGACTTCTTCGCCGACTACAAGCCGGGCGCCGCTGCCGCCCCGACGGCGGCCGCTCCGGCCCCCGCCGCCGCGCCGGCCCAGGCCGCGCCTGCCGCCCCGGCCGCTCCACCGGCTCCCGCGGTGCCCGCTCCGGCTCCCGCCGCGCCCGCGGCCGCCCAGCCCGCGGCCGCCGCTCCGGCGCCCGTGAAGGCCGCCGCCCCGGCTCCGGCCGCGGCGCAGCCCGCCGCGGCCAAGCCGAAGGCCGAGCCCGCCGCCGCGTCCGCGGGCGGCCCGGAGCTGGTCACGCTGCGTGGCCCCGCCGCCGCCGTCGCGAAGAACATGAACGCCTCGATCGAGGTGCCCACGGCCACGTCCGTGCGCGCGGTCCCGGTGAAGCTGCTCTTCGACAACCGCATCGTCATCAACAACCACCTGAAGCGCGCCCGGGGCGGGAAGATCTCCTTCACGCACCTGATCGGGTACGCGATGGTGCAGGCCATCAAGGCCATGCCGTCGATGAACTACTCCTTCACGGAGAAGGACGGCAAGCCGACCCTGGTCAAGCCGGAGCACATCAACTTCGGCCTCGCCATCGACCTGGTGAAGCCCAACGGCGACCGCCAGCTGGTCGTCGCGGGCATCAAGAAGGCCGAGACGCTGAACTTCTTCGAGTTCTGGCAGGCCTACGAGGACATCGTCCGCCGCGCCCGCGACGGCAAGCTGACGATGGACGACTTCTCGGGTGTCACGGTCTCCCTGACCAACCCCGGCGGCCTCGGCACCGTGCACTCCGTGCCGCGTCTGATGCCCGGACAGTCCGTGATCATGGGCGTCGGCTCCATGGACTACCCGGCGGAGTTCCAGGGCACCTCCCAGGACACCCTGAACAAGCTCGGCATCTCGAAGGTCATGACGCTCACGTCGACCTACGACCACCGGGTCATCCAGGGCGCCGCCTCCGGCGAGTTCCTGCGGATCGTCGCGAACCTCCTCCTCGGCGAGGGCGGCTTCTACGACGACATCTTCGAGGCCCTGCGCATCCCCTACGAGCCGGTCCGCTGGCTCAAGGACATCGACGCCAGCCACGACGACGACGTCACCAAGGCCGCCCGCGTCTTCGAGCTGATCCACTCCTACCGGGTCCGCGGCCACGTCATGGCCGACACCGACCCGCTGGAGTACCGCCAGCGCAAGCACCCCGACCTGGACATCACCGAGCACGGCCTCACCCTGTGGGACCTGGAGCGCGAGTTCGCGGTCGGCGGTTTCGCGGGCAAGTCCCTGATGAAGCTGCGCGACATCCTGGGCGTGCTGCGCGACTCGTACTGCCGCACCACCGGTGTCGAGTTCATGCACATCCAGGACCCCAAGCAGCGCAAGTGGATCCAGGACCGCATCGAGCGCGCGCACTCCAAGCCGGAGCGTGAGGAGCAGCTGCGCATCCTGCGCCGGCTGAACGCGGCGGAGGCTTTCGAGACCTTCCTGCAGACGAAGTACGTCGGCCAGAAGCGCTTCTCGCTCGAGGGCGGCGAGTCCGTCATCCCGCTGCTGGACGCGGTCATCGACAGCGCGGCCGAGTCGCGCCTGGACGAGGTCGTCATCGGCATGGCCCACCGCGGCCGGCTGAACGTCCTCGCGAACATCGTCGGCAAGTCGTACGCCCAGATCTTCCGCGAGTTCGAGGGCAACCTCGACCCGAAGTCGATGCACGGCTCCGGCGACGTGAAGTACCACCTGGGCGCCCAGGGCACCTTCACCGGCCTGGACGGCGAGCAGATCACCGTCTCGCTGGCCGCGAACCCGTCCCACCTGGAGACGGTCGACCCGGTCATCGAGGGCATCGCCCGCGCCAAGCAGGACATCATCAACAAGGGCGGCACGGACTTCACCGTCCTGCCGGTCGCCCTGCACGGTGACGCGGCCTTCGCGGGCCAGGGCGTGGTGGCCGAGACCCTGAACATGTCGCAGCTGCGCGGCTACCGCACCGGCGGCACGGTCCACATCGTCATCAACAACCAGGTCGGCTTCACGGCGGCTCCCGAGTCGTCGCGTTCCTCGATGTACGCCACGGACGTGGCCCGCATGATCGAGGCGCCGATCTTCCACGTGAACGGCGACGACCCCGAGGCCGTCGTCCGCGTGGCCCGGCTGGCCTTCGAGTTCCGTCAGGCGTTCAACAAGGACGTCGTGATCGACCTCATCTGCTACCGCCGCCGCGGTCACAACGAGTCGGACAACCCGGCCTTCACCCAGCCGCTGATGTACGACCTGATCGACAAGAAGCGCTCGGTGCGCAAGCTCTACACCGAGTCCCTCATCGGTCGCGGCGACATCACCCTGGAAGAGGCCGAGCAGGCCCTTCAGGACTACCAGGGCCAGCTGGAGAAGGTCTTCACCGAGGTCCGCGAGGCCATCACGGCCCAGCCGGCCGCGGGACCGATCTCGGACCCGCAGGCGGACTTCCCGGTCGCCGTGAACACCGCGATCACCTCGGAGACCGTGAAGCGGATCGCCGAGTCCCAGGTCAACATCCCCGACAGCTTCCACGTCCACCCGCGTCTGCTGCCGCAGCTGCAGCGCCGGGCGACGATGGTCGAGGACGGCACGATCGACTGGGGCATGGGCGAGACGCTGGCCGTCGGCTCCCTCCTGCTGGAGGGCACCCCGGTCCGGCTCTCCGGCCAGGACTCCCAGCGCGGCACCTTCGGCCAGCGCCACGCGGTCCTCATCGACCGTGAGACGGGCGAGGAGCACACCCCGCTCCAGTACCTCGCCGAGGACCAGGCGCGCTACAACGTCTACAACTCCCTGCTGTCCGAGTACGCGGTCATGGGCTTCGAGTACGGCTACTCGCTGGCCCGCCCCGACGCGCTCGTGATGTGGGAGGCGCAGTTCGGCGACTTCGTCAACGGCGCCCAGACGGTGGTCGACGAGTACATCTCGGCGGCGGAGCAGAAGTGGGGCCAGACCTCCGGCGTCACCCTCCTCCTCCCGCACGGCTACGAGGGCCAGGGCCCGGACCACTCCTCGGCCCGTGTCGAGCGCTTCCTCCAGCTCTGCGCCCAGAACAACATGACGGTCGCGATGCCGACCCTGCCGTCGAACTACTTCCACCTCCTGCGGTGGCAGGTGCACAACCCGCACCACAAGCCGCTGGTGGTCTTCACCCCGAAGTCGATGCTGCGCCTCAAGGCCGCCGCGTCGAAGACGGAGGAGTTCACGTCGGGTCAGTTCCGCCCGGTCATCGGCGACTCGACGGTGCCGGACCCGGCCGCGGTGCGCAAGGTCGTCTTCGTGACGGGCAAGCTGTACTACGACCTGGATGCCGAGCGCACCAAGCGGGGCAACACGGACACGGCGATCATCCGTATCGAGCGCCTGTACCCGCTGCCCGGCGCCGAGGTCCAGGCGGAGATCGCCAAGTACCCGAACGCCGAGAAGTACCTGTGGGCCCAGGAGGAGCCGGCGAACCAGGGCGCATGGCCCTTCATCGCCCTCAACCTGATCGACCACCTCGACCTCGCGGTCGGCGCGGACGTCCCGCACGGCGAGCGCCTGCGACGCATCTCGCGCCCGCACGGCTCGTCCCCGGCGGTCGGCTCGGCCAAGCGCCACCAGGCCGAGCAGGAACAGCTGGTGCGTGAGGTGTTCGAGGCGTAG
- a CDS encoding response regulator transcription factor has product MEQTHTSHNGTATATPGAQRRVLVVEDDPTIVEAIATRLRAEGFLVQTAGDGPAAVDTAEAWQPDLLILDIMLPGFDGLEVCRRVQAARPVPVLMLTARDDETDMLVGLGVGADDYMTKPFSMRELAARVHVLLRRVERAALAAATPRSGILRLGELEIDHAQRRVRVRSEDVHLTPTEFDLLVCLANTPRAVLSREQLLAEVWDWADASGTRTVDSHIKALRRKIGAERIRTVHGVGYALETPTP; this is encoded by the coding sequence ATGGAGCAGACACACACCTCCCACAACGGCACGGCCACCGCCACTCCCGGCGCACAGCGCCGGGTGCTCGTGGTCGAGGACGACCCGACGATCGTGGAGGCCATCGCGACCCGCCTGCGTGCCGAGGGATTCCTCGTGCAGACCGCGGGCGACGGTCCGGCGGCGGTCGACACGGCCGAGGCCTGGCAGCCCGATCTGCTGATCCTCGACATCATGCTGCCCGGCTTCGACGGTCTGGAGGTCTGCCGTCGCGTGCAGGCCGCCCGGCCGGTGCCGGTGCTGATGCTCACCGCGCGCGACGACGAGACCGACATGCTGGTCGGACTCGGGGTCGGCGCCGACGACTACATGACCAAGCCCTTCTCCATGCGTGAGCTGGCCGCCCGCGTGCATGTGCTGCTGCGCCGGGTGGAGCGGGCCGCGCTGGCCGCCGCGACGCCCAGAAGCGGCATCCTGCGCCTGGGCGAGCTGGAGATCGACCACGCGCAGCGCCGGGTGCGGGTGCGGAGTGAGGATGTTCACCTCACGCCGACCGAGTTCGACCTTCTGGTGTGCCTGGCGAACACCCCGCGCGCGGTTCTCTCCCGCGAGCAGCTGCTCGCCGAGGTGTGGGACTGGGCGGACGCCTCCGGCACCCGCACGGTCGACAGCCACATCAAGGCGCTGCGCCGGAAGATCGGTGCCGAGCGGATCCGCACGGTGCACGGCGTGGGCTACGCCCTGGAGACGCCGACGCCATGA
- a CDS encoding spermidine synthase, with translation MPISYDIPEVLDRREGPHGEVVLRRHGELLQIIANGCFLMDTSDGRSERLLMDVALDALDGRPEPRVLIGGLGVGFSLAHAAANPRWGRITVVERETAVIDWHRHGPLSALSAPALADPRTEILETDLVAYVNETSNTYDALCLDIDNGPDWTVTEGNEGLYSASGLASCARVLRPGGVLAVWSAQPSPEFEGSLRNAGFRGVRTEEVPVARGVPDVVHLGVRPG, from the coding sequence ATGCCCATCTCGTACGACATCCCCGAAGTCCTGGACCGTCGTGAGGGCCCGCACGGTGAGGTCGTGCTGCGCCGCCACGGTGAGTTGCTGCAGATCATCGCCAACGGGTGCTTCCTGATGGACACCTCCGACGGGCGCTCGGAGCGGCTGCTGATGGACGTGGCGCTCGACGCGCTGGACGGGCGGCCCGAGCCGCGTGTGCTGATCGGCGGGCTCGGCGTCGGGTTCTCGCTCGCCCACGCGGCCGCAAATCCCCGCTGGGGCCGCATCACCGTCGTGGAGCGCGAGACGGCCGTGATCGACTGGCACCGCCACGGCCCGCTGTCCGCGCTCTCGGCGCCGGCGCTCGCCGATCCACGGACCGAGATTCTGGAAACGGATCTTGTCGCTTATGTGAATGAGACATCGAACACGTACGACGCGCTGTGCCTGGACATCGACAACGGACCCGACTGGACCGTCACGGAGGGCAACGAAGGGCTCTACTCGGCGAGCGGACTGGCCAGCTGCGCAAGGGTGTTGAGACCCGGCGGGGTGCTCGCCGTGTGGTCGGCGCAGCCTTCGCCGGAATTCGAGGGATCCCTACGGAATGCCGGGTTCCGGGGGGTGCGTACCGAAGAGGTGCCGGTTGCCCGGGGCGTTCCGGACGTCGTGCATCTCGGGGTCCGACCTGGATAG
- a CDS encoding rhomboid-like protein has translation MERSEVAARASEDRAGTTSVPDSASGLLDGVPKQRGPVPVPAALPVAVAAPEVRPRIRPWRLFPTPTGTPFTFGYAAVLAVTSLVTEYADPSLVHTLLQGSSTDVAHLVRTPVLVLFASALWIAGGIASPYVLGFLLVMTALERRIGGLRAAGVFLLGHVLATLATEVPVGLAVLAGHLPDTSLHRLDYGISFGVAAATGALAGLLPPWLRWPLLGLYGAMLVQDLLAFTDPMTEWGHLMALAIGVATWPVVRRWYGLQVPGAATAA, from the coding sequence GTGGAACGCAGCGAGGTCGCCGCGCGGGCTTCTGAGGACAGGGCGGGGACGACGTCCGTGCCGGACAGCGCATCGGGCCTGCTGGACGGGGTGCCGAAGCAGCGCGGGCCGGTTCCTGTCCCGGCCGCTCTCCCGGTCGCCGTGGCCGCCCCCGAGGTCCGCCCGAGGATCCGCCCGTGGCGGCTGTTCCCCACCCCCACCGGGACGCCGTTCACCTTCGGTTACGCCGCCGTCCTGGCCGTCACCTCGCTCGTCACGGAGTACGCCGACCCGTCCCTCGTCCACACCCTGCTCCAGGGCTCCAGTACCGACGTGGCCCACCTCGTGCGCACGCCCGTGCTCGTCCTGTTCGCCAGCGCGCTGTGGATCGCGGGCGGGATCGCGTCGCCGTACGTCCTCGGCTTCCTGCTGGTCATGACCGCGCTGGAGCGCCGGATCGGCGGCCTGCGCGCGGCCGGCGTCTTCCTCCTCGGCCATGTCCTGGCCACCCTCGCGACCGAGGTCCCGGTGGGCCTCGCCGTCCTGGCCGGCCACCTCCCCGACACCTCCCTGCACCGCCTCGACTACGGCATCAGCTTCGGCGTCGCCGCCGCGACGGGCGCGCTCGCCGGACTGCTCCCGCCATGGCTGCGATGGCCGCTGCTGGGCTTGTACGGGGCGATGCTGGTGCAGGACCTGCTCGCCTTCACCGACCCGATGACCGAGTGGGGGCACCTGATGGCCCTGGCGATCGGGGTGGCGACCTGGCCGGTGGTCCGGCGCTGGTACGGGCTTCAGGTCCCGGGCGCGGCCACCGCCGCATAG
- a CDS encoding TetR/AcrR family transcriptional regulator has translation MEPKESTRTGKAAGRGSYAVGDERRSRILDAAVEHFAQWGFHASSLARIAKDVGITQGGLLHHFRSKEDLLVQVLERTERQDKERFFAEESGTAVQCYANLVRLHEHNAARLGRTRMFNVLLAEAGDVGHPAHAYFVRRYAELVEVMSAAFRHAVQSGELRPGTDVVALAEETAAVMDGLQLQWVLDPKGFDMVGRFRQYADRLLRAVTVEGIGLPDGS, from the coding sequence ATGGAGCCCAAGGAGAGCACCCGCACCGGCAAAGCCGCAGGCCGCGGCAGCTACGCGGTGGGTGACGAACGACGCTCGCGCATCCTCGACGCCGCCGTCGAACACTTCGCCCAGTGGGGCTTCCACGCCTCCTCCCTCGCCCGTATCGCCAAGGACGTCGGCATCACCCAGGGCGGTCTGCTGCACCACTTCCGCAGCAAGGAGGACCTGCTCGTACAGGTTCTGGAGCGCACGGAACGGCAGGACAAGGAGCGGTTCTTCGCGGAGGAGTCCGGCACCGCGGTGCAGTGCTACGCCAACCTCGTCCGCCTCCACGAGCACAACGCCGCACGCCTCGGCCGCACACGGATGTTCAACGTCCTCCTGGCGGAGGCGGGCGATGTCGGTCATCCCGCGCACGCGTACTTCGTACGGCGGTACGCGGAGCTCGTCGAGGTCATGTCCGCCGCCTTCCGGCACGCGGTCCAGAGCGGTGAGCTGAGGCCCGGCACGGATGTCGTGGCCCTCGCGGAGGAGACGGCCGCCGTCATGGACGGGCTCCAGCTCCAGTGGGTGCTCGACCCGAAGGGCTTCGACATGGTCGGGCGGTTCCGGCAGTACGCGGACCGGCTGCTGCGGGCGGTCACCGTGGAAGGGATCGGGCTGCCGGACGGTTCTTGA
- a CDS encoding HAMP domain-containing sensor histidine kinase, with product MSGGPSGRRGPWEPWGGVRPFSIKTKLGALVVTSVLITTGLSMIAVRTKTELRFITVFSMIATLLITQFVAHSLTAPLDEMNAVARSISHGDYTRRVRENRRDELGDLAETINRMADDLEAQEQQRKELVANVSHELRTPIAGLRAVLENIVDGVSPADPETMRTALKQTERLGRLVETLLDLSRLDNGVVPLKTRRFEVWPYLSGVLKEANMVASARAGIASGSGSHTRTDVHLHLDVSPPELTANADPERIHQVVANLIDNAVKHSPPHGRVTVKARRGALSDSLELEVLDEGPGIPRSEWHRVFERFNRGAVNRPHGPGSDGGTGLGLAIARWAVDLHGGRIGVAESERGCRILVTLPGLPSLPS from the coding sequence ATGAGCGGCGGTCCGTCCGGACGGAGAGGTCCCTGGGAGCCCTGGGGCGGCGTGCGCCCGTTCTCGATCAAGACCAAGCTGGGTGCGCTCGTCGTCACCTCGGTCCTGATCACCACGGGTCTGTCGATGATCGCGGTTCGCACCAAGACGGAGCTGCGCTTCATCACGGTGTTCTCGATGATCGCCACACTGCTCATTACGCAGTTCGTGGCGCATTCGCTCACGGCTCCGCTGGACGAGATGAACGCGGTGGCCCGGTCCATCTCGCACGGCGACTACACGCGCCGGGTGCGGGAGAACCGCCGGGACGAGCTGGGCGACCTCGCCGAGACCATCAACCGGATGGCCGACGACCTGGAGGCCCAGGAGCAGCAGCGCAAGGAGCTCGTGGCGAATGTCTCCCATGAGCTGCGCACCCCCATCGCGGGATTGCGGGCGGTGCTGGAGAACATCGTGGACGGGGTCTCGCCCGCGGACCCCGAGACGATGCGGACGGCACTGAAACAGACGGAGCGGCTCGGCCGACTGGTCGAGACGCTGCTGGACCTCTCCCGCCTCGACAACGGCGTCGTACCGCTGAAGACGCGTCGTTTCGAGGTGTGGCCGTATCTGTCGGGCGTGCTGAAGGAGGCCAACATGGTCGCTTCGGCGCGTGCGGGCATCGCCTCCGGATCGGGCAGTCACACGCGTACGGACGTGCATCTGCACCTGGACGTGTCCCCGCCCGAGCTGACCGCCAACGCGGACCCGGAGCGGATCCACCAGGTCGTGGCCAACCTGATCGACAACGCGGTCAAGCACAGCCCGCCGCACGGGCGCGTGACGGTGAAGGCCCGGCGCGGGGCGCTGTCGGACTCCCTGGAGCTGGAGGTTCTCGACGAGGGCCCCGGTATCCCGCGCTCGGAGTGGCATCGCGTCTTCGAGCGGTTCAACCGGGGGGCCGTGAACCGGCCGCACGGTCCCGGCAGCGACGGCGGCACCGGGCTCGGTCTGGCGATCGCCCGCTGGGCGGTGGATCTGCACGGCGGCCGGATCGGAGTGGCTGAATCCGAGCGGGGTTGCCGGATCCTTGTCACCCTTCCGGGACTTCCATCTCTGCCAAGTTGA
- a CDS encoding GNAT family N-acetyltransferase produces the protein MRGAPPTPPAGVTYEKDGPLLRIVGQFRGFVSGPRELGVDGDALDRLIASQRDFFAARGEAVEWKTRGHDTPADLTERLRAAGFLPEERETVLIGRAADMAVREPVLPEGVTLRRVTTDADMRRVAAMESTVWGEDRSWLADDLIGRVAAAPDEIAVYVAEADGEVVCAAWLAFRAGTAFASLWGGSTLAEWRGRGIYRALVATRAALATARGVTYLHVDASDDSAPILRRLGFEPVTTTTPYVWNPPRTA, from the coding sequence ATGCGCGGTGCGCCGCCCACCCCGCCCGCCGGAGTGACGTACGAGAAGGACGGCCCGCTGCTGCGGATCGTCGGACAGTTCCGGGGCTTTGTGAGCGGGCCGCGCGAACTCGGCGTCGACGGGGACGCACTGGACCGGCTCATCGCCTCGCAGCGGGACTTCTTCGCGGCGCGCGGCGAGGCCGTGGAGTGGAAGACCCGGGGCCACGACACCCCGGCCGACCTCACCGAACGGCTCCGCGCGGCAGGCTTCCTGCCGGAGGAGCGGGAGACGGTGCTGATCGGGCGCGCGGCCGACATGGCCGTACGCGAGCCCGTCCTGCCGGAGGGTGTGACCCTGCGGCGGGTCACGACGGACGCCGACATGCGCCGCGTCGCCGCCATGGAGTCCACCGTCTGGGGCGAGGACCGCAGCTGGCTCGCCGACGACCTCATCGGCCGGGTCGCCGCCGCTCCCGACGAGATCGCGGTCTACGTCGCCGAGGCGGACGGCGAGGTGGTCTGCGCGGCCTGGCTGGCCTTCCGCGCGGGCACGGCGTTCGCGAGCCTGTGGGGCGGTTCCACGCTCGCCGAGTGGCGGGGCCGGGGGATCTACCGCGCCCTGGTCGCCACCCGCGCCGCCCTCGCGACCGCGCGCGGCGTCACGTATCTGCACGTGGACGCCTCCGACGACAGCGCCCCCATCCTGCGCCGCCTCGGCTTCGAGCCGGTGACGACGACCACGCCGTACGTCTGGAACCCGCCCCGCACGGCGTGA